The Larus michahellis chromosome 9, bLarMic1.1, whole genome shotgun sequence genome contains the following window.
GTTTGCAAATTGTTGCCTGGTTAAATCATTTTCATGTTGAACTTGCGTGGCGCGTCAGCAGAGCTGATGCCCGCGTCGGACTTGCGTGGCACATACTCGATTTCAATGTTGTGCTTGGTGTTGCCTTTCCCCCGGCTCCACAGGAAGAGGAGCACCAGACAGAAGAGGACGACGCCCAGGAAGGAAATGAAGCCCATGGTGGTGGCGATGATGAGAGTCTTGATGTCAAAGGGGAAAGGCACGGTGGCGCGCGTGCTGTTGGCATCGCTCTCATTGGGCTGGTTGGAGATGAACGCGAAGGTCTTGTTGGGCTGGTGAGGCCAGTCTGGGGAGTAGCTGCGCACGTGTAGGTGGGCCAGCATGGTGTCGTTGCCACCCGCATTGCTGGCAATGCATAGGTAGGTGCCATTGTCCTGGATCTGGGCGTAGCGCACCTCCAGCGTGCCATCAGGGAAGACAGTGAGCCGCCCGTTGGTTTTGGTAGAGATGAGGTGCTTCCGGGGAGAGAGCCACATGATGGTGGGGGGCGGGTCCCCATCTGCCCGGCAGACAAAATGGACCGTGTGGCCTTCGTCCACGAAGATCTGCTGAGGTTTGCGGTCCCGTATCCGTGCTCGGCGGCAGGTGAAGTAGTTGGGCAGGAGGACGTCAGGGAAGTCTTTGAACTCCTTGCCCTGGACAAACTCGGGGGTGGAGCAGGTGGGCTGCTGCTTGTTGAAGTTCAACCTCCATCGCCGTCGGAAAACCCAGAGCAACCGACAGTCGCAGGCTAAGGGGTTGTTGTCAAGGATAAGCGTCTCCAGGTTGCCCACTGAGTGGAAGGCTGACTCCTCCAGGGTGGTCAGCAAATTCCCTGACACGTTCAGGATGCGCAGGTAATTGAGGCCACGGAAGGCAAAGGGCTCGACCGTGGTGAGCTGCCCTCCCACCAACTGGATCTCCTGCAGCCTGAGCAGGTCATGGAGCATGGAGCCCTCGATGGTGACAATGGGGTTGTAGGACAGGTTCAGGAACCGGAGGTAAACCAAGTGCCTCACCGACACATACGGGATGGACGTCAGGTTGCAGTGGGTGATGGACAAGGAGGTCAGGTTCAACCCGTAGAGGCAGTTGGACGTCATAGTATCCAGGTAGGGCCAGTGTGAGATCTCGAGGACCTTGAGCCGGTACAGCCTCTTGAATGAGTAATCCCGGATGGTGTTGATGTTCAGATGGCGCAGCCGCAGCACAATCAAGCCATGAAGGTGAGACAGGGCCTCCGTGGGGATGGAGGTCAGGTTGCATTTCTCCAGGGTCAGCTGCTCGAGGCTGTTGAGGCCGCTGAAGGCCCGGTGGGAGATGTAGACAAGGTCGTTGTCCCCCACCTCCAAAGACTTCAGGTTGTACAAGTCCTGGAACATGTAGTCTAGGAGGATCACGATTTTGTTCTCACTAATGTCTAGCTTGGTAAGGTTGCTGAGTCCGGTAAACACCCCCAAGGGGATCAGCTTGAGTCTGTTACTCCTGAGCCCCAGCGTCCTGAGGTTGAAGAGGTTGTTGAAAGCCCCAGGTTCAATGGCACTGATAATGTTCTCATTtagctccagctcctccaggtgAGGGTAGTTGGCAAATTCATCTTGGTTGAGCGTCTTGATGCGGTTCTTGCCCAAGTCCAGCAGCCTGGTCTCGGTCGGGATGCCCTCCGGCACGACCATGAATCGCTTCCGGTGGCACAGGACGGCACGCTCCTGGGCAGAGCACTCGCAGCGCGGCGGGCAGCCTGTGGCAGAGCCAGACAGGATGGATCCCAACATCAGGAGGAGAATCGGCTGCCAGCAGGCCAGGATTGGGCTGCGCATACTCGCCTCCCCAGCTACCATCCTATCTCTCACCTGCAGGTAAGAcaggggggagagaaagagcaagGTGGAGGTGAGAAAATGATGGGCACAATCATGGCAAAAGGTTTACTGTTCTGGTAGAGCTGCCGTTAAGGCTAAAGGCTCCACCAAGGCAAAGCAGAGGTTctcattttccagctgaaatcCAGCCCTTTGGGTACAAGACcatctctcctccccacccccaacttTCCATTTGATGATTGAACGTGCACAGACTTTGAGTGGAAAGCCTGGAGGAATCTGTGTCAGACAGACCTAGCTTCCTcggcttcttaaaaaaaaataatttaatactaaACACATCTATCTACATCCTATTTTAAGCTCTTGAAATTATTCAGTTCCCTATAGATGGAGCCTGAATATAAAGGCTGCTTTGCAAATGCAGAGGAGCTGAGCGTGGGATGGAGCATCTGGGGGAGCCCTGCTCGGGGTCGGCTAGCAGTGGGGCGTCCGAGCAGCGAGCAACAGCAAGAGCTCCTTGGGGACTGGTCCCCTTCCTCCACgcctccccaggctctgcagcccGGTTTCAGTGTCCCCTCCTAGGGCTAGTCCCTTGCCTCCCGCCATGCCTGCCCATAAGGTGCAGACCTGCACCCTTCCCCGCTGACAAACAGCAACCAGTCGGTGTAGAGAGAGCTATAGCCTGTGTGAGGTCCAGGGGCGCTGTGGGGTATAGGGGGGCTGCCCAGTCTCTGCTGGGCAAGGCCCAGCCTCCCgctgccttccctggggagggctgggagaccCACTCGGGGTTTATGGTCTGGCCCAGaaccaccccagccccagggcaagCGCTGCCTCTGttgcatttatttccttgttGTTCAAGCTGTTACGAGGAATCAAATCATATTAATATTGCATATTAGATGTACAGTTACCCCGGACCGTGTTTATATCTATTGTTATGTGCACACTCTGCATTGCTTCCACTAATGCTATTTATGGCTATCGCTGAATATACTCAGTACATTACTTCCATTGGCTCCGTTTGTATCCATCATTATATATCCTGTGCATTACTTTCCCTGCTCCGGCACTATTTATGGATCTGGTATGCATTCTGTGCATTACTTCCATTGTGTCTGTTATATTCATCATTTCATGACCCAAGTGCAACTTTTGTTCccaaaaaattattcaaattattcaaaatgtcttttcaagATGCAAGGATGAAAGATGATGTCCACCAGCATCATCTCGGAAACCACCAGGCCTTGGCACACCAGGTGGCCTGGCTGTGAGGTCCCGGAGTCCCCACAGAAATCCTCCTGCGGGTTTGTCCTGGCTCGgtgtccttctccctcccctttccctgctccttctGCAGTGGGGCTGGTTGCTGGGGACCGCCCGAAGCATGTCACCCCCCGCAAGCCAAGGGGTGTGGTGCTGGGAGCTGATCCTGCACAGCTCCCCTGGCAGCAGTGCCGAGCTCCTTCCCGCTGGCCCTGGGCCAGCACGTCCCGGTCTGGTGGAAACATTTCCAGTGGGTTCACTTGGGCCTGGGCCAGGCTGCAAAGAGCCATTTGCTGGGTATTTACAATTCATCATCTCCCATGTCATCACCTCCCTGGTGCTGACCGTGCTGGGCAGCCTTGCAAATACAATCGGGGCTGCTGCTACCGTTGCAGTGCCGGAGCTCGGACctgccagagggctgtgctggtgccccggggctggggtggcacGGCAGGTTGGTGGCTCTCAGGCAGAGCTGCGCATGGATTTGCTCCCCAGGCTCATGCTGCAGccctggccggggctgggctgccagAGGTTCCTCCCCACGGGCAGGGAGGCGCTGGTGGCAttgctgctcccacagccccctTGCCAACGTGTGCCGGCTCGCTCGCAGCCTCCCTCGGCCAGTGCTTCTCAGAAACCAATTCCCGCTCCTCACAGCCATGCTGAGAAAGCcatcaaagaaagcaaaacactgcacgcaaaacaaaatacagtctAAGGGGCTTAATTATACCAGGGCTGAAAAGACTTCAGCTCATTAGAGTGCCAGGCAGCCGGCCTTATTTGGATGTGTTTCGTGCTGAAATTTCAGCTCGCTCTGTGCGTGCAGCCGTGTGCTGGTCTCTGTAGGGTAAGGGGGAAAGAGCTGAATCCCTCCATGGGGCCCCACGCACGGCTCCCACATCATCCCAGACATCCCCCAGGGCCAAATTCTGCCTCTCCACCAGTGGGAAGGGGGTTGCACCTGCACATTTGGCTCTGTGCTCTTGGCCCTGCGCTGGTCTCAGCGAaggggcagcagccagagctgctgggagcaaTGCAGCAGCGATGGCTAAAATATAAGCGAAGCAGTGATAGATGAATGAAGCGAAATCTGCATGGTGTTAAAGATGAGACAAGCCCACTTGTGTAGAATTAAAGTCTAGACACACCTCACATGTTATTAGTTCTCAGCTAAATTTAAATCCATGATAAATACAATCCCTGACAAAAACATCTGTAATCTTAATAACCAGAGTCAGAGATGAGCTTTGAGAGAAAGACAATGAATAAGCTGAAAAATTCTGGGCTAAGATGAGCTTTAAATCACTTCTGGTTCCCATTTACCTCTGACTGTTTCAGAGACGAATATTCGTGCTTCAAGGTGAGGCGGATATTAAGAAGTGCCCTTCTAAAAATGACtcaaagtgtgatttttcttgCGTGATGAGGTCAACAACCTGTGTGTGGCTTTACAGCGGCCGCCATGCATCCCCCCACCATGGCTGGACTTGTGTCGCATTAGCAAACCTCAGCCCAAAGCCAGGGCTGTCCTTTTGGCCATCCTGTGTCTGCCGCCACAGGGCGCTGTGGTGCCCAGCACCGGGGCCATGGGTACCGGCCAGGCGAGGggctgccgcagcttcagccttgggtggctctggggacaccatggagaGATGGCAGTGGCTGCTCCCAGCAATTGCCACCTGCAGGAAACGGGGAGGTGGCTGAGACAAAGTTCCACCAAGGGCTTTCCATAAACTGAAGTCCTCCCACATTTACTCTGCGGAGGTGGGTGAAACGTGCCCCAGCACCTCTCCAGGGTGCCCGGCCATGGCCCCAGCACGAGCTGCCAGGCAGGTTCAGGCCGCGTGGCTGTAACACACAGGCCAGGCCAGCCCAGCAGGAGCTGAAGCCCTCTGGCGTGAACATGGCTCTCatttctcacagtaaaaaaaaaagaatcgaTAAGAAAGGAGCAGCTGCCCGACTCGCTGCCTTTAGGCAATGAGCAAACCAGtgcaaaccaaaggaaaaatcGTGCCCAGAGCCGTGGCGTCCACTGACCCGTCCTCACCATCCTGCCGCCTGGGGATGAGGGCTccagcttccccttccccttcagcGCCAGGAGGAAAGATGCTATTCCAGGCCTGTACCTGGAAATGCAGCCTGGTGCCGGGCTGGAGCTGACGAGTGCAGGGTTCGCTCTGTCACGATGGGCGCAGGCTGCCCTGGAGCAGGGGGAACGACTCCAGGGAAACCAAAGCCAGGTGATGACCCAGGAAGGAACCTGGGTTTGCTCCCgaggctgctgccctcctggcccAAAGGGTGGGCCGCACACCTGGCCGTGCCctccactgtcaccactgtcccTGGGCTGTCCCCTGCTCACCATCCCACAGGGGTGCCCagcagtggggctgggctggtgctCCGCGGCACCGAGTGATCTGTCTGCCAGGCTGACAGCAAGCGAGCGGCAAAAATCCCCGCGTCAGCTATAACCCCCACCTGGCAGCCATAAATTACAGTGCAGGAGACGTTCACCCTTGAACCAGATGCTTTGGAGAGCGTCGAACGACAAGAGGCAATTTAGGATGAAGCGAGCCATATACCCAGAGGGGCCCTACATGCTCtgggggctcagcagggctgggggagcacgTCCCCCACCCTGACCGTCCCTGCAGGAGCTGACCTTGCTGTAGTACCATGGGGTGCGCAGGAGCGGGCCTGATCCCAGCAGCAGCGCCCAcgctgggctgcagggtgggtgCGGGTCAGCCACAGGCTCAGCCCCGTCTCTGGCCTGCTGGCTTCGCACAAAGCCTCTGAGACACAGCTCTAGGAGTCAGTGCTCTCATCTCCTCTAAGCTGCTCCAGCTAAATCAAATTTTATTGAACTTGACtacattttaaagataaagaCTCCAggtttacaaataaatatttaacaaccTTTCCTGCTGCTAAAGAGTTGCTTATC
Protein-coding sequences here:
- the LINGO1 gene encoding leucine-rich repeat and immunoglobulin-like domain-containing nogo receptor-interacting protein 1 isoform X2, with the translated sequence MVAGEASMRSPILACWQPILLLMLGSILSGSATGCPPRCECSAQERAVLCHRKRFMVVPEGIPTETRLLDLGKNRIKTLNQDEFANYPHLEELELNENIISAIEPGAFNNLFNLRTLGLRSNRLKLIPLGVFTGLSNLTKLDISENKIVILLDYMFQDLYNLKSLEVGDNDLVYISHRAFSGLNSLEQLTLEKCNLTSIPTEALSHLHGLIVLRLRHLNINTIRDYSFKRLYRLKVLEISHWPYLDTMTSNCLYGLNLTSLSITHCNLTSIPYVSVRHLVYLRFLNLSYNPIVTIEGSMLHDLLRLQEIQLVGGQLTTVEPFAFRGLNYLRILNVSGNLLTTLEESAFHSVGNLETLILDNNPLACDCRLLWVFRRRWRLNFNKQQPTCSTPEFVQGKEFKDFPDVLLPNYFTCRRARIRDRKPQQIFVDEGHTVHFVCRADGDPPPTIMWLSPRKHLISTKTNGRLTVFPDGTLEVRYAQIQDNGTYLCIASNAGGNDTMLAHLHVRSYSPDWPHQPNKTFAFISNQPNESDANSTRATVPFPFDIKTLIIATTMGFISFLGVVLFCLVLLFLWSRGKGNTKHNIEIEYVPRKSDAGISSADAPRKFNMKMI
- the LINGO1 gene encoding leucine-rich repeat and immunoglobulin-like domain-containing nogo receptor-interacting protein 1 isoform X1, with amino-acid sequence MQVRDRMVAGEASMRSPILACWQPILLLMLGSILSGSATGCPPRCECSAQERAVLCHRKRFMVVPEGIPTETRLLDLGKNRIKTLNQDEFANYPHLEELELNENIISAIEPGAFNNLFNLRTLGLRSNRLKLIPLGVFTGLSNLTKLDISENKIVILLDYMFQDLYNLKSLEVGDNDLVYISHRAFSGLNSLEQLTLEKCNLTSIPTEALSHLHGLIVLRLRHLNINTIRDYSFKRLYRLKVLEISHWPYLDTMTSNCLYGLNLTSLSITHCNLTSIPYVSVRHLVYLRFLNLSYNPIVTIEGSMLHDLLRLQEIQLVGGQLTTVEPFAFRGLNYLRILNVSGNLLTTLEESAFHSVGNLETLILDNNPLACDCRLLWVFRRRWRLNFNKQQPTCSTPEFVQGKEFKDFPDVLLPNYFTCRRARIRDRKPQQIFVDEGHTVHFVCRADGDPPPTIMWLSPRKHLISTKTNGRLTVFPDGTLEVRYAQIQDNGTYLCIASNAGGNDTMLAHLHVRSYSPDWPHQPNKTFAFISNQPNESDANSTRATVPFPFDIKTLIIATTMGFISFLGVVLFCLVLLFLWSRGKGNTKHNIEIEYVPRKSDAGISSADAPRKFNMKMI